In one Candidatus Pelagibacter sp. HTCC7211 genomic region, the following are encoded:
- the rplL gene encoding 50S ribosomal protein L7/L12, protein MPDLNKIIEDLSSLTVAEAAELSKQLEEKWGVTPMAAAAPAAAGGAAPAEDKDDFTIMLVSAGEKKINVIKEVRAATSLGLKEAKDLVEGAPKEVKSGVNKKEAEEIKAKLEAAGAKVELK, encoded by the coding sequence ATGCCTGACCTAAATAAAATTATTGAAGACCTTTCGAGTTTAACTGTTGCAGAGGCAGCTGAACTTTCAAAACAATTAGAAGAAAAATGGGGTGTTACTCCAATGGCAGCAGCAGCTCCAGCAGCAGCAGGTGGTGCAGCTCCAGCAGAAGACAAAGATGATTTTACAATTATGCTTGTGTCGGCTGGTGAGAAAAAAATTAACGTTATCAAAGAAGTTAGAGCAGCAACTTCATTAGGTTTAAAAGAAGCTAAAGATCTTGTAGAGGGAGCACCAAAAGAAGTTAAATCTGGTGTTAATAAAAAAGAAGCTGAAGAGATCAAAGCTAAGTTAGAAGCTGCGGGCGCTAAAGTAGAACTTAAATAA
- the rpoC gene encoding DNA-directed RNA polymerase subunit beta', whose translation MKKELTDLFKNTEISEAQNFNSIKISLASPEKIKSWTFGEIKKPETINYRTFRPEKDGLFCARIFGPIKDYECLCGKYKRMKFRGIICEKCGVEVTKSNVRRERMGHINLATPVAHIWFLKSLPSRIALAVDMKLKEIERVLYFENFIVIEPGLTGLQKNQLLNEEELAKYQDEFGEESFTAGIGAEAVLEMLKNLDLELERKNLVSFIKETKSKVNEERAIKRLKLLESFIETGQKPEWMILTVVPVIPPELRPLVPLDGGRFATSDLNDLYRRVINRNNRLKRLMDLKAPDIIVRNEKRMLQESVDALFDNGRRGRVITGTGKRPLKSLAEMLKGKQGRFRQNLLGKRVDYSGRSVIVVGPDLKLHECGLPKKMALELFKPFLYARLNKQGLASTIKQAKKLVEKETNAVWDALELIVREHPVILNRAPTLHRLGVQAFEPKLIEGDAIELHPLTCAAFNADFDGDQMAVHVPLSLEAQLEARILMLSTNNILSPSNGKPIIVPSQDMILGIYYLSQEPLTDKPAGYFVDVDAIEFALSSDQIKVHSTIISRIATVDENGNKKFEKYTSTAGRFLLANLLPKNSNIKFSLVDRLLPKKVVSEIIDVVFRFCGQKTTVIFCDKLKDLGFKHAFKAGISFGKDDLVIPESKTQLIDNTKKLIADYETQYAEGLITRGEKYNKVVDAWSKCTDSVAGEMMKGISATEKTEEGLKINSVYMMADSGARGSAAQMKQLAGMRGLIAKPSGEIIESPIISNFKEGLTALEYFNSTHGARKGLADTALKTASSGYLTRRLCDVAQDLTITKVQCDNPGFIELSEILEGGNVVVSLSERALGRVTAGDVKNPLTGEVVVKKSEMIDEAGCDLIDAAGVKSIKVYSVMTCSSKEGVCATCYGRDLSRGKMVHVGEAIGMISAQSIGEPGTQLTMRTFHVGGTASVKQESQIVSKSEGTLKIINSNILEDSKKNLIVMGRNTQLSIEDDNGVQIAVYKVAYGSKLFFNNGDKIKANTKICEWDPYTTPVIAEKSGTASFVDLIDGVSIQETTDDATGISSKSVIDWRAQSKSTDLKPRITLRDEKGNVIKKADDNEARYYLVPDSILSIKDGQKVYAGDVIARLPKETTKTKDITGGLPRVAELFEARKAKDSAIIAENDGQVVFGKEVRGKQRVSIVPEDGAEASNYLIPKGKHINFNPGEKIQKGEYLLDGQPLPHDILRILGIKELTEYFVNQVQEVYRLQGVIINDKHIETILRQMLKKVEVKVSGDSNYLPGEVIDRIKFDNANEKLVAEGKTPAVGERVLMGITKASLQTESFISAASFQETTRVLTDAAIKGKVDPLNGLKENVIVGRLVPAGTGNIKNKWNKKALEDDNNFIAEQDKIESTEAAETPAN comes from the coding sequence ATGAAAAAAGAATTAACAGATTTATTTAAAAATACTGAAATATCTGAAGCTCAAAACTTTAATAGTATAAAAATTTCATTAGCTAGTCCTGAAAAAATAAAATCTTGGACATTTGGAGAAATTAAAAAGCCAGAAACTATAAATTACAGAACTTTCAGACCTGAAAAAGATGGATTGTTCTGTGCAAGAATTTTTGGACCAATTAAAGATTATGAATGTTTGTGTGGAAAATACAAACGAATGAAATTTAGAGGAATAATCTGTGAGAAATGTGGAGTTGAAGTAACTAAATCTAATGTTCGTAGAGAAAGAATGGGACATATAAACCTTGCAACACCTGTAGCACATATTTGGTTTTTAAAATCTTTACCTAGTAGAATTGCTCTAGCAGTTGATATGAAGCTTAAAGAGATTGAAAGAGTTTTATATTTTGAAAATTTTATTGTTATTGAGCCAGGTTTAACTGGATTACAAAAAAACCAACTATTAAATGAAGAAGAATTAGCCAAATATCAAGACGAGTTTGGTGAAGAATCATTTACTGCAGGAATAGGTGCTGAAGCAGTTCTAGAAATGTTAAAGAATTTAGACTTAGAGCTAGAGAGAAAAAATCTTGTAAGTTTTATTAAAGAGACAAAATCAAAAGTTAATGAAGAAAGAGCTATTAAAAGATTAAAACTTTTAGAGTCATTTATTGAAACAGGTCAAAAACCAGAGTGGATGATTTTAACAGTTGTTCCAGTAATTCCACCTGAACTAAGACCTTTAGTTCCATTAGATGGTGGAAGGTTTGCAACATCAGACCTTAACGATCTTTACAGGAGAGTAATTAATCGAAATAACAGATTAAAAAGATTAATGGACCTTAAAGCTCCAGATATAATCGTTCGTAATGAAAAAAGAATGTTACAAGAATCTGTAGATGCATTATTTGATAACGGTAGAAGAGGAAGAGTAATAACTGGTACTGGTAAAAGACCTCTTAAATCGCTGGCAGAAATGCTTAAAGGTAAGCAAGGAAGATTTAGACAAAACTTATTGGGAAAAAGAGTGGATTACTCTGGAAGATCTGTAATTGTCGTTGGACCAGATTTAAAGCTTCATGAGTGTGGATTACCTAAAAAAATGGCTCTTGAATTATTTAAACCATTTCTTTACGCAAGATTAAACAAACAAGGTTTAGCTTCAACTATTAAACAAGCTAAAAAATTGGTTGAAAAAGAGACAAATGCAGTTTGGGATGCACTAGAGTTAATTGTTAGAGAGCACCCTGTGATATTAAACAGAGCACCAACACTTCATAGATTAGGTGTTCAGGCATTTGAACCAAAATTAATTGAGGGCGATGCTATTGAATTACACCCATTAACTTGTGCAGCTTTTAATGCTGACTTTGATGGTGACCAAATGGCAGTTCATGTTCCACTAAGTTTAGAAGCTCAATTAGAAGCAAGAATATTAATGTTATCCACAAACAATATTTTGTCACCATCTAATGGAAAGCCAATTATCGTTCCAAGTCAGGATATGATTTTAGGTATATATTATCTTTCTCAAGAACCTTTGACTGATAAACCAGCAGGTTATTTTGTTGACGTAGATGCAATTGAATTTGCCTTATCTTCAGACCAAATAAAAGTACATAGTACTATTATATCAAGAATTGCAACTGTAGATGAAAATGGGAATAAAAAATTTGAAAAATATACATCTACTGCAGGGAGATTCTTATTAGCTAACTTGCTTCCAAAAAATAGTAATATTAAATTTTCTCTAGTAGATAGATTACTACCTAAAAAAGTTGTTTCAGAAATTATTGATGTAGTCTTTAGGTTTTGTGGTCAAAAAACTACAGTTATATTTTGCGATAAGCTAAAAGATTTAGGTTTTAAACATGCATTTAAAGCTGGTATATCTTTTGGAAAAGATGATCTTGTAATCCCAGAGAGCAAAACACAACTTATCGATAATACTAAAAAATTAATTGCTGATTACGAAACTCAATATGCAGAAGGCTTAATTACTAGAGGTGAAAAATATAATAAAGTAGTTGATGCTTGGTCTAAGTGTACCGATAGTGTTGCTGGTGAAATGATGAAAGGTATTTCAGCGACTGAAAAAACAGAAGAGGGTTTAAAAATTAATTCAGTTTATATGATGGCTGATAGTGGTGCTAGAGGATCAGCAGCACAAATGAAACAATTAGCCGGTATGAGAGGATTAATTGCAAAACCTTCAGGTGAAATTATTGAAAGTCCAATTATATCAAATTTTAAAGAAGGATTAACAGCATTAGAATATTTTAACTCTACACACGGAGCAAGAAAAGGTCTTGCTGATACAGCGCTTAAAACTGCAAGTTCTGGATACTTAACAAGAAGACTTTGTGATGTTGCACAAGATTTAACTATCACTAAAGTACAATGTGATAATCCTGGTTTTATTGAACTTTCAGAAATTCTAGAAGGTGGAAATGTTGTTGTAAGTTTATCAGAAAGAGCTTTAGGAAGAGTTACAGCTGGTGACGTTAAAAATCCATTAACAGGTGAAGTTGTTGTTAAAAAATCAGAAATGATAGATGAAGCAGGTTGTGATTTAATAGATGCTGCAGGCGTAAAATCGATCAAAGTTTATTCAGTAATGACATGTAGCTCAAAAGAAGGTGTTTGTGCAACGTGTTATGGTAGGGATCTATCAAGAGGTAAAATGGTTCATGTTGGTGAGGCAATTGGTATGATTTCTGCTCAATCAATTGGTGAACCTGGAACACAGTTAACTATGAGAACATTCCACGTAGGTGGTACAGCTTCAGTAAAACAAGAATCTCAAATCGTAAGTAAAAGCGAAGGTACTCTTAAAATTATAAACTCTAATATTTTAGAAGATTCTAAGAAAAACTTAATTGTAATGGGAAGAAATACTCAACTTTCAATTGAAGATGATAATGGAGTTCAAATAGCAGTTTATAAAGTAGCTTATGGATCAAAATTATTTTTTAATAATGGTGACAAAATAAAAGCAAATACTAAAATTTGTGAATGGGACCCTTACACAACACCAGTAATTGCAGAAAAAAGTGGTACAGCAAGTTTTGTTGATTTAATTGATGGTGTTTCAATTCAAGAAACCACAGATGATGCCACAGGTATTTCATCTAAATCAGTAATTGACTGGAGGGCACAATCAAAAAGTACAGATTTAAAACCAAGAATTACTTTAAGAGATGAAAAAGGAAATGTAATTAAAAAGGCTGATGACAATGAAGCAAGATATTATTTAGTTCCAGATTCAATTCTATCCATTAAAGATGGACAAAAAGTATATGCTGGAGATGTAATTGCAAGACTTCCCAAAGAAACTACTAAAACAAAAGATATTACTGGAGGTCTTCCAAGAGTAGCAGAATTATTCGAAGCAAGAAAAGCAAAAGATAGTGCTATTATTGCAGAAAACGATGGTCAAGTTGTGTTTGGAAAAGAAGTAAGAGGAAAACAAAGAGTATCGATTGTTCCTGAAGATGGTGCAGAAGCTTCAAACTATTTAATTCCTAAAGGAAAACATATTAATTTTAATCCTGGCGAAAAAATTCAAAAAGGTGAATATTTATTGGATGGACAACCATTACCTCATGATATTTTAAGAATACTTGGAATTAAAGAATTGACTGAATATTTTGTTAATCAAGTTCAAGAAGTATATAGACTACAAGGTGTAATTATAAATGACAAACACATTGAAACTATTTTAAGACAAATGCTTAAAAAAGTTGAAGTTAAAGTTTCAGGTGACTCTAATTATTTACCTGGTGAAGTGATAGATAGAATTAAATTCGATAATGCAAACGAAAAACTTGTTGCTGAAGGTAAAACGCCAGCAGTTGGAGAAAGAGTTTTAATGGGCATAACCAAAGCATCATTACAAACTGAGTCATTCATCTCAGCCGCTTCATTCCAAGAAACAACAAGAGTTCTGACAGATGCTGCAATTAAAGGTAAGGTTGATCCATTAAATGGATTAAAAGAAAATGTTATAGTTGGTAGGTTAGTCCCAGCTGGAACTGGAAATATTAAGAACAAATGGAACAAAAAAGCTCTTGAAGATGACAATAATTTTATTGCAGAACAAGATAAAATAGAGTCAACAGAAGCTGCTGAAACACCAGCAAATTAG
- the rpsG gene encoding 30S ribosomal protein S7: MSRKKTQPKKNVVPDPKFNSTVIPKLINNIMYDGKRGVAAKIVYDAIEKIKTKSKDEPINIFNEAINNIKPTVEVRSRRVGGATYQVPVEVKSKRAQALAIRWLVDSARKRKDKHMSDKIFNELFDAYEKKGAAVKKREDVHKMAESNKAFAHFRW, translated from the coding sequence ATGTCTAGAAAAAAAACTCAACCTAAAAAAAATGTTGTTCCTGATCCAAAATTCAATTCAACTGTAATTCCAAAATTAATAAATAATATCATGTATGATGGCAAAAGAGGTGTTGCAGCCAAGATAGTATATGATGCAATTGAAAAGATTAAAACAAAATCAAAAGATGAACCAATAAATATTTTTAACGAGGCAATTAATAATATTAAACCAACCGTAGAAGTAAGATCTAGAAGGGTTGGTGGTGCAACTTATCAAGTACCCGTTGAAGTAAAAAGCAAAAGAGCTCAAGCTTTAGCAATTAGATGGTTAGTGGACTCAGCAAGAAAAAGAAAAGATAAACATATGTCTGATAAAATATTTAATGAACTTTTTGATGCTTATGAAAAAAAAGGTGCTGCTGTAAAAAAAAGAGAGGATGTGCATAAAATGGCAGAGTCAAATAAAGCTTTTGCACATTTTAGATGGTAA
- the rpsL gene encoding 30S ribosomal protein S12 → MPTINQLLRKKRVKQVSRNKVPALQKQPLKRGVCVKVYTTTPKKPNSALRKVARVRLSNGFEVTAYIPGEGHNLQEHSVVLIRGGRVKDLPGVRYHILRGNLDTQGVANRKKRRSLYGTKKGK, encoded by the coding sequence ATGCCAACTATTAACCAGTTGTTAAGAAAAAAAAGAGTCAAACAAGTTTCTAGGAACAAAGTTCCAGCGTTACAAAAGCAACCTTTAAAAAGAGGTGTTTGTGTAAAAGTTTATACAACAACTCCAAAAAAACCAAATTCAGCTTTAAGAAAAGTTGCTAGAGTAAGACTCTCTAATGGCTTTGAAGTAACAGCTTATATTCCAGGTGAAGGACATAACTTACAAGAACACTCTGTAGTTTTAATTCGAGGTGGAAGAGTTAAAGATTTACCTGGTGTTCGTTACCATATTTTAAGAGGTAATCTTGATACACAAGGGGTAGCAAATAGAAAAAAAAGAAGATCTTTATATGGAACTAAAAAAGGTAAATAA
- the rpoB gene encoding DNA-directed RNA polymerase subunit beta, with product MQLSFTEKKNIRKSFGKLKESLSIPNLIEVQKNSYKELTEFYSEAELTKGFDRVFKSIFPIEDLNDKATLEYVSYRLDKPKFDVEECITRGLTYSSALKCTLRLVVYEIDQDNNTKDILSAKEQEVYMGEVPMMTNSGTFITNGVQRVVVNQMHRSPGVFFDHDKGKTHASGKLLFNCRVIPNRGSWLDFEYDVKDFLYFKIDRKKKIFASTLLLALGYSKAEIADEFYANELYTFDPKTEKWKTKFNPENYKAKNFSEEVIDAKTGEVVIKLGDKINFLNAKKLANDGLKDILVSRESLFGKFLHRDVKVSEEEEGVFKIGTELNDTIIQQISDANIHSLQISVTNSINKGPYLLTTILNDKNNSKDEAITEIYKMLRPGEPPTIEIATQIFNNLFFSSDRYDLSDVGRVKMNSRLNQDCSDKITILRNDDIIAIVHKMLDLRDGKDDVDDIDHLGNRRVRSVGELVENQARIGVYRMERAIKEKMTTLDVESAMPQDLINAKPLTVSLKDFFASSQLSQFMDQTNPLSEITHKRRVSALGPGGLTRERAGFEVRDVHPTHYGRICPIETPEGPNIGLINSLSTYAKINKYGFIESPYKKVKDGVVQDNVVYLSAMEETKFTIAQANTKLDKNGKIVEELVSCRQNLNFLLAKPDTIDYIDVSPKQLVSVAASLIPFLENDDANRALMGSNMMRQAVPLLKPESPLVGTGIESDVALDSGVTIVSKRDGIVDKIDGKRIVIKATEETDFSKSGVDIYNLQKFKRSNQNTCINQKPLVRVGDKVKTGDIIADGPSTKLGELALGKNVTVAFMPWQGYNFEDSILISERCVTDDVFTSVHIVEYEIMARDTKLGEEDITRDIPNVNEEALKNLDESGIVYIGAEVNAGDILVGKVTPKGDSASGPEEKLLRSIFGEKAIDVTDTSLRMSRGSSGTVVDVRVFNRHGIEKDERSITIERAEIEQVQQDKIVEEEILERSIKQRASQFLSGSSLIKKVKDLSEGTKLDFETIDKLSVNDVFKITVGNVNDEATLAQLKDQYNKAKQDITERFEDKVLKIRSGDDLLPSVMKMVKVFVAIKRRLRPGDKMSGRHGNKGVVSKIVPVEDMPYREDGRPVDIVLNPLGVPSRMNVGQILETHLGWACKEFGEEVKKLVNENNKKIEKTEKISKFLKSVYGEEIFNEKVEKLSKPEFKDLCENLQNGIAISTPVFDGAKEKNVTDMLELANLPGSGQTYLWDGRTGEKFDRPVTVGIIYMLKLHHLVEDKIHARSTGPYSLVTQQPLGGKAQLGGQRFGEMEVWALEAYGASYTLQEILTVKSDDVAGRVKVYETIVKGEENFESGIPESFNVLVKEIKSLALNVELN from the coding sequence ATGCAATTATCTTTTACTGAAAAGAAAAATATAAGAAAAAGTTTTGGTAAACTAAAAGAAAGTTTATCTATTCCAAATCTTATTGAAGTGCAAAAAAATTCTTACAAAGAATTAACAGAATTTTATTCTGAAGCAGAGTTAACAAAAGGTTTTGATAGAGTTTTTAAAAGTATATTTCCTATTGAAGATTTAAACGATAAAGCAACATTAGAATATGTATCTTATAGATTAGATAAGCCAAAATTTGATGTTGAAGAATGTATAACTAGAGGTCTAACTTATTCATCTGCACTTAAATGCACATTAAGATTAGTAGTTTATGAAATAGATCAAGACAATAACACTAAAGATATTTTGTCAGCAAAAGAGCAAGAAGTTTACATGGGTGAAGTTCCCATGATGACAAACAGTGGTACTTTTATAACTAATGGAGTTCAAAGAGTTGTGGTTAATCAAATGCACAGAAGTCCAGGTGTATTTTTTGATCATGATAAGGGAAAAACTCATGCAAGTGGAAAATTATTATTTAACTGTAGAGTAATTCCAAACAGAGGATCTTGGTTAGATTTTGAGTATGATGTAAAAGATTTTTTATATTTTAAGATTGATAGAAAAAAGAAAATTTTTGCATCAACATTATTATTAGCGCTTGGATATTCAAAAGCTGAGATCGCTGATGAGTTTTATGCAAACGAACTATATACTTTTGATCCAAAAACTGAAAAATGGAAAACTAAATTTAATCCTGAAAATTATAAAGCTAAAAATTTCTCTGAAGAGGTAATTGATGCCAAAACTGGAGAAGTTGTTATTAAATTAGGTGATAAAATTAATTTTTTAAATGCAAAAAAATTAGCAAATGATGGTTTAAAAGACATTTTAGTTTCAAGAGAGTCTTTATTTGGTAAATTTTTACACAGAGATGTCAAGGTTAGTGAAGAAGAAGAAGGAGTATTTAAGATTGGAACTGAGCTAAACGATACAATTATTCAACAAATTTCAGATGCAAATATCCATTCTTTACAAATATCAGTAACAAATTCTATCAATAAAGGACCTTATTTATTAACTACAATCCTAAACGATAAGAATAATTCTAAAGATGAAGCTATTACTGAAATTTATAAAATGCTAAGACCTGGTGAACCACCTACAATTGAAATAGCTACTCAAATATTTAATAATTTATTCTTCAGTTCCGACAGATACGACTTATCAGATGTTGGAAGAGTTAAAATGAACTCAAGACTAAATCAAGATTGTTCAGATAAAATAACCATTTTAAGAAATGACGATATAATTGCGATAGTTCATAAAATGCTAGATTTAAGGGATGGTAAAGATGATGTAGATGATATTGATCACCTTGGAAATAGAAGAGTTCGATCTGTTGGTGAACTAGTTGAAAACCAAGCAAGAATTGGCGTTTATAGAATGGAAAGAGCGATTAAGGAAAAAATGACCACACTCGATGTTGAGTCAGCTATGCCTCAAGATTTGATTAATGCAAAACCATTAACAGTTTCATTAAAAGACTTTTTTGCAAGCTCGCAACTTTCTCAATTTATGGATCAAACAAATCCATTATCTGAAATTACTCATAAAAGAAGAGTATCAGCCTTAGGTCCTGGAGGATTAACTAGAGAAAGAGCTGGATTTGAAGTACGTGACGTGCACCCAACTCACTACGGAAGAATTTGTCCAATTGAAACACCTGAAGGTCCAAACATTGGTTTGATTAATAGTTTATCGACGTACGCAAAGATCAACAAGTATGGTTTTATTGAAAGTCCATACAAAAAAGTAAAAGATGGAGTAGTTCAAGATAATGTTGTGTATCTATCTGCAATGGAAGAAACAAAATTTACTATCGCTCAAGCAAATACAAAATTAGACAAAAATGGAAAAATAGTTGAAGAATTAGTTTCTTGCAGACAAAATCTTAATTTTCTATTGGCAAAACCAGATACGATTGATTATATCGATGTATCACCAAAACAACTTGTATCAGTTGCAGCATCATTAATTCCATTTTTAGAGAATGATGACGCTAACAGAGCTTTGATGGGATCAAATATGATGAGGCAAGCTGTTCCTTTATTGAAACCTGAATCACCACTAGTTGGTACCGGTATTGAAAGTGACGTAGCATTAGACTCTGGTGTAACTATCGTTTCTAAAAGAGATGGAATTGTTGATAAAATTGATGGAAAAAGAATTGTAATCAAAGCTACTGAAGAAACTGATTTTTCTAAATCAGGGGTAGATATTTACAACCTTCAAAAATTTAAAAGATCAAATCAGAATACTTGTATTAACCAAAAACCATTAGTTAGAGTTGGTGATAAAGTTAAAACTGGAGATATTATTGCAGACGGCCCATCAACAAAATTAGGTGAACTAGCATTAGGTAAGAATGTGACTGTAGCATTCATGCCTTGGCAAGGATACAACTTTGAAGATTCTATATTAATTTCAGAAAGATGTGTAACAGACGATGTATTTACTTCAGTTCACATTGTTGAATATGAAATTATGGCTAGGGACACTAAATTAGGTGAAGAAGATATCACAAGAGATATTCCAAATGTTAACGAAGAGGCATTAAAAAATCTTGATGAGTCTGGAATAGTTTATATTGGTGCAGAAGTTAATGCAGGAGATATCCTTGTAGGAAAAGTTACTCCAAAAGGGGACTCAGCTTCAGGTCCAGAGGAAAAATTATTAAGATCAATATTTGGTGAAAAAGCTATTGATGTTACAGACACATCATTAAGAATGTCAAGAGGAAGTAGTGGTACTGTTGTTGATGTTAGAGTTTTTAATAGACATGGCATCGAGAAAGATGAAAGATCTATTACTATTGAAAGAGCTGAAATTGAACAAGTTCAACAGGATAAAATAGTAGAAGAAGAAATTTTAGAGAGAAGTATTAAGCAAAGAGCATCTCAATTTTTATCAGGATCGTCTCTAATTAAAAAAGTTAAAGATTTATCAGAAGGTACAAAACTTGATTTTGAAACAATAGATAAATTATCTGTTAATGATGTATTCAAAATTACAGTTGGAAATGTAAATGATGAAGCAACACTTGCTCAACTTAAAGATCAGTACAATAAAGCCAAACAAGATATTACAGAGAGATTTGAGGATAAAGTTTTAAAAATTAGAAGTGGCGATGATTTGCTTCCAAGTGTGATGAAAATGGTAAAAGTTTTTGTTGCAATTAAAAGAAGATTAAGACCGGGTGATAAAATGTCAGGAAGACATGGAAACAAAGGTGTAGTTAGTAAGATTGTACCTGTTGAAGATATGCCATATCGTGAGGATGGAAGACCTGTTGATATTGTATTAAATCCACTTGGAGTACCAAGTAGGATGAATGTAGGTCAAATTTTAGAGACACATTTAGGATGGGCTTGTAAAGAGTTTGGTGAAGAAGTTAAAAAACTAGTTAATGAGAATAATAAAAAAATAGAAAAGACTGAAAAAATATCAAAATTTTTAAAATCTGTTTATGGGGAAGAAATTTTTAATGAAAAAGTTGAAAAACTGAGCAAACCTGAGTTTAAAGATTTATGTGAAAATTTACAAAACGGTATAGCTATATCAACACCAGTATTTGATGGTGCAAAAGAAAAAAATGTTACAGATATGCTGGAATTAGCAAATCTACCTGGCTCAGGACAAACATACTTATGGGATGGTAGAACTGGTGAAAAATTTGATAGACCAGTAACTGTTGGAATAATTTACATGTTAAAACTTCATCACTTAGTTGAAGATAAAATTCACGCAAGATCAACAGGACCATATAGTTTAGTTACACAGCAACCATTGGGTGGAAAAGCTCAACTTGGTGGTCAAAGGTTTGGTGAAATGGAAGTATGGGCTTTAGAAGCCTATGGTGCATCTTATACACTTCAAGAAATTCTAACTGTTAAATCAGATGATGTTGCAGGAAGAGTTAAAGTATATGAAACAATTGTTAAAGGTGAAGAAAACTTTGAGTCTGGAATACCTGAATCATTTAACGTATTAGTCAAAGAGATTAAATCATTAGCATTAAACGTGGAGCTTAACTAA